The genomic DNA TTCATTTTGTAATTGTTTAGTGATTTGAAGAATACAAAAAGTTATGAATCAAATTTATTTTCATCCCATTCTATTCCTACTGGAAATAATTCTGCCGTCTTGCTGCTTCGGTTGAGTTATTCATTCAATAGGTACGTAAATTGAATGACTTGTATGGCCGTACCGCCAGTTGCCCGGTAAAAGTCAATGGCCTGACTGTCTTCCCTATCTGCCTGTACAAACAATTCCTCCATACCCAGATTTCGGCAGTATTTCATCAATTGCGTTAGTAATTTCGTACCAACACCCTGCCCCTGATAGGTTGTACCAACCGCAATGTCATACAGATAAACCACTGGCTTTTCCGAATGATACTGAGGTAAGATGTAGGCAGTTAGACCACCAATAACCTGATTGGCAAACCGGGCGACGAAAACAATAAAATCAGAACGGGCCAACAGGCGACACAAGTGTTCGGGCTGGGCCTTCGTTACCATGTCGGTTTCTAAAACGTCCCGGAACAGGTGAATCAGTTCAATAAATGGCTCCACTTCATCACCTGTCAATTTTTTGACTTCAACATTCATGGTGATAGCATATAAGGATTTATGTTAGTTTGGTTCTGGAATCGCAAGACATAAAGGAGCCGCATAGGCACGGCTCCTCCTGCACCGCTTAGTTTTTCAGCACTTTGGTCGTATAGGTCTGATTCCCAAAGTTTACCTTCACTAAATATAACCCAGCTGGTACTGGCATTCCGTGCCGGTCCGTGCCGTTCCATTGCACCCCTTTTTGACCCGATGCTGCGTCATTCGGGGTGAACGTAGCGACGGGCACGCCGGCCATGTTGAATATGTGCACCGATACGGGCCCTCCCACCGCAAAGGGGTAGTTGATTTCGGTCTGCTCCTTAAATGGATTGGGGGATGCCATTACTTGGCGGTCCTCCGCCGATTCCCGAACGAACGATGAAGAAGACCCTTCCGCCAACAACTGCGGTGAGATGGTCGGCCCGGCAGCCTTGCGAGCCGAGGAAAAGGGCACTCCCATCCTGACCGTGCCCACGGGTGCCCGCAGGGTCATAGGCCGGTTGAAAGTGGATGGACCGTAGTAATCGCCCCGGGCGAAGTACACCTGCGCCCCGACGGGGGCATCGCTGGCCGCTTTGTTTTCGGTACGGAACGGTTTGTGAATCTCCCCAGTACCAGGATCGTAAAGGCCTTCGGGGTCGACGTACACGGAATTGTTGGAAAAGAAACTGGCAAGGCCATTTCGGAAGCCGTCGTCCCGGAAGCCCAAGCCGTAGGCGGGATTATCCTCTGGAATGTCGTCGTGTACTCCAATGGCTACGTTTGAACCCGCGTAGGCAACGGGAGCACCTTCGTGGCTTTGGAGAAAAAAAGGCATATTGTACAACACAAATACGTCACGGTCAGTTGAGACTCCGTCACGGAGTCCCAGGTAGCTATTTTGCTTCAACAGGGCTGTTTGGGTCAGGCGCAGGGTCCGGTATGTGGTTTTCCCTTGTAGTAAATCATAGGCATCATTGCCGTAGTGAAACAGATCGACTGGTACATCGCCCATCGCGTCGATGATGTAATTGCTAGGGTTGGTTGCTACGCGAAAATATTCCTGCTGGCGTTCGCCTGGCCGCAGTCCGGTACCGTTCGGAAGCGCTTCCAGAACGGCCCATCCTGCACTGTTGACCTCGGTGGCCGAGGCACCATGAAAGGCAAAGGTTTTAAATCCGTTTTTGTCCCAGTCTTTTACTGGGTATTGGTCCTGAGGGGTGGGATGTTGGACGGTGGCGCCATCGGAGGCGGGGATGTTAAATTCAATTACGTCGTACCCTTCACTGTTTACCTGAAAGGCGACCTTGTAGGAAGTAACAATGGCGCCGTTGGGCGCAATCCAGCCCGTTCCGTAGGAATCGCTGCCGTTGGTAAACCGCCCCACTGCTTTGGAGTAGGGATATTCGGTAAGGTCTGGCGAGGTGGCACTTGTTGTCTGGACAGTAGTACCGCCTGTTTTTGCCCTACGCTGGGCATTCCGCGCCTGTCCGACCTGCGGGTCGGTGACCCTGACTTCGGAAATGCGCACCGTGTTGCGGTCGCTGGGAGCGGCAAAAAGCGATACATTGATCGATTGGCCGTTGAAGTAGGCCGAGCTGTAGTGCCAGTTTTCGAGGTCCTGCTTTCTGAGTTCCTGCCGGGCACCGTCGGCACCTTCCAGCACCAGATAGCTGCCTTCGCTCAATTGAGTACCCGTAAAATACAGCCTAAGAAAGGTCGTGTTTGGCTGCGTTACCTGCGTCAGGAACCGAAGTGTTTTGTGGTCGGACGAATCGGCCTGATGCTGGAACGAGTACGGTAGCAGCTTTTGGGCCACCGCTGAAACGCTCAACAGGCAGGCCAGACCAATAAGTAAAAGATTGATTGCTTTCATTTTTTTGCTGTTTTTTGGAAATTTTACTGAAGACTAACCAGCACCAGCACCAAGCCCCTGCCTGTTTCCAATGAGGTCATGGCTTTGCCAAGGATAGCCCCCTGGGCTTTCCCAAAGTCGGTTGCTTTCATGGCGTGGCCTGGAGTAGGCGAAGTGGTGAGCAAATCGCCTGGCCGGATGGCCCCGTACTGTGCATCAACCCGACAATAAACGCGTCCCGTGAGGGCCACCGGGTGCTGCCCGCTGGCAAGGGTACCCGCCTGCCCCATCAGCATACCTGGCTGCACGTCGCCCGCTCCACTCACAATGCCAGCCACCGTTTTGTCATAGGCTTGTTTGGCCACCCGTAGCTGCCCAGGCTTGTTGGGGTCAATACTGACCACTGTGCCGGGCAGTTGCGTTTCGCCCGCTTCGATGTCGAAATGTTCGGCTAGGTCTGACCCGCCAGTGATTTCGAGTATTTTGGTTGAGGTGGTTCCATTGACCTGCAAGGTTTTGGAAGGCGTTGTGAGGCCAATTCCTACGTTCCCGGCGGGTGTAATCACCATCGTCGCTTCGTCTGAACTGCTCGTTTTGGAGAACACCAGCTTACCCGCTCCTGCACTCCAATTGCTGTTAGCTACCCCAATTCGCCAGGCGGCTCCATTGGCACCGGGGTTGATGAGCTTGAGCTGCATATCGTTTTCCGATGCAATACTTAGCCGGGCTTCGTTGTCGGTTGTGCCCACTTTCACTTTACCCCCGCCGTTGGCGAGGTGTACGTTCTGTTCCGAATCGTTGTTGATGTACAGCGGGTCACTGCTTTCGATCTGGTTGCCATCGAGGGCCAGCATGTGGATATTACTTCCCACTTTCGAGTGCAGGCGAAGGGCTCCGTCTAACACTGAATTGCCCGATTTGGTGACGTTTTTTCCGTAGATGGTGAATTCGACTGGGTTATCGAGGTTGATACCTAACCGGGCTACGTGGGGATCCAAGGCAAACATCAGATCGCCGTCGTGCCGAATGCGGAAGTGGTTTTCGTTATTGATAGACCAGGTGTTAGTCGTGCCATTGTTGGCTGTTCTCCTCAGTTCGATACTGGCCTTTAGGCTGCCGAGCGATACCCCACCTAGTGAACTAACCCGCAGATAGGTGTCAGATGTGCTGTGAATGTCTAAGTTTCGATTGGGGTTTGATAAACCGATACCGACTTTGGTCGGAGGATTGACATACAAGTTACCGTTTTGAGTCTGCCATTGGGCTAGCAGTTGATTGGAGCTGAATAAAAAGCTGGTTACGCTAACTGCTGTTAAGAGGTTTGTGAAATACTTACGCATGATTTTGAAAATTATTGGTTTAATATTAATGAATTGAAAACATGGCTTGCCCAGCCCAGAGCAGACCCCTGCTCTGGGTAAACATCGTTTGCATTTTAGGAAATGGTTAGGTAGAATCAGGTTTTTATTACGGTCCGATACACTACCCAAGGTGGTTTAAACGGGTTGGAAGTTCACCCGAAATAGAATCGCCTCAACGCCCGCCTTTAGGTGAGCCCTGAGCGCATCGGGGTACGATATGTAGTGTACTAACTGCTGCTCCAGAGTAGTTTTGGGAGCTTTGGTTTTGCGGATTTTGTCAGCTTAACGTAGGCTTGCGTCGTCAACGAGCTTATCAGCGTAAGATGAATAAGAGACTTTTTCATGGCTTTGTTTTTAGTTAATTACTAATGAGATGCCTACTGCTTTTAGGTAATTCAGCGAATATTTTACGGCGGTAAAGGTAGTGCAGGTTCTCACAATGGGGCTGACACTCATCTCCCATATCATAGCACTGGTGTAACATGCGCTATGCTCCGAGAGAAACAATCTGATTATCAGTGATTTGAAATTGTAGAATTTACTTATTTATTTCCTTTTGCCTGATAAATTCGGAGGGAAGCATTCCAAATTGATCCTTGAAACACTTTGAGAAATAGGAAAGATGGTTGAATCCCGACAGATAGGCAGCCTCAGCGATCTGGATGCCTGGCTGTTGCAAGAGGTCGGCGGCCCGTTGCAGCCGGATGTAGCGGATAAAATCAGAGGCCGACTGGTCGGTCAGTGCTTTCAGTTTACGGTGCAGTTGCATCCGGCTTATACCCAACTCACGCTGAAGAGTTTCTACGCTGAAAGCCTCATCGGTTATGTGTTCGTCGATGAGGCGGATGATTTTTTCCAGAAACTCGGCCTCCCGGTCGCGTACGGGGGCGCTCGTCGGTTGCAACATTACTTCCCGGCTATACTTTTTGCGCAGCAGATTGCGCTGGGTGAGCAGGCTGTTGATGCGAGCAATCAGTTCGTCTAAAGCAAAGGGCTTAGCTAAGTACTGTTCAGCCCCACCCTCAAACCCTTCCTTCCGGGAATCGATGTCGTCTTTTGCCGTTAACAGGATAATCGGAATATGACTGGTCAGATCGTCTTCTTTTAAGTGACGAGTCATTGAAAAACCGTCCATCCCGGGCATCATTACGTCTGAAATAATCAGGTCAGGAACCAACCAGCGGGCCATTTGTAGACCTTCATCACCCCGCATGGCCTGCATGACCCTGAATCGGTCGGAGAGTTGCTGTCGGAGGTAATTGTTTAGTTCGGGGTGGTCTTCTACCAACAGGAGGGTTGGCTTGTCTTCCCCGCTGACGTCGGTCTGCTCTTCCTCTGTCAACTGGCCGGGCGCAGTCATGCCTATGCCGTGGGGTACCCTATCCACTCTGCTTGCGTGCTGTGTTGTATCGACAGCCAGCGGCAGCAACACCACAAAGGTACTGCCTGATTCTGGCTGACTCTCCACATAAATCGATCCTTTGTAAAGTTCAACCAGTTCTTTGGTCAGCGCCAGTCCCAGGCCGCTCCCCCCGAAGGCGCGTGTTTGCGAGGAATCAATTTGAAAGAAGCGGTCGAAGATGCGGTCTTGGTGTGATTCGGGAATGCCGATGCCCGAGTCGCGAACGACCAGCCGGAGGCCAGTTTCGGGTTCCAACTCAACCTGTAGTATGACCTGACCGCCCACTGGTGTAAATTTGATGGCATTGGACAATAGGTTATATACAATTTTTTCGAGTTTGTCACGGTCGTAGGCCATTAACGGTTCAGTCGTTGGCAGCTGGATCTGATACTGAATCTTCTTAGCTTCGGCCATTGGCTCAAAGTAGCGGGCTGTTTGATAAAGGAAGCCAATCAGATTGCCCCATTGGTAGTTCAGCTTAAGCATACCCATTTCGGCTTTTGCCAGATCGAGTAGTTGATTTACTAACCGGAGCAGTCGATTGGCGTTGCGCTCCATCATATGAGTTTCCTCTGGGCTGATGGCTCCCCTTTTCTGGAGCGGTGCCAGAATTAACTGAAGCGGGGTCCGAAACTCATGGGATATGTTGGCAAAAAACTGAGATTTGACCCTGTCTAACTGCCTGATGTGATCCGCTTCGATTTGCATAATTTTGGCTTTTTTAGCCTCCTCATCCGCTATAGCCTGAGCAATTTTGCTGCTACAGATGGCCGCAATGGTTTGTAGTGCTTCCAAATGATGCTCTTTAAAAAAACCTTTTTCAGGATGTTCAGAGTCAATTACCCCAATTACTTTATTTTGGAGCAAGAGTGGCACCGTTAATTCAGCCAGACGCACTTCGTCGTCAACGACGTAGCGCGGGTCCTGCGTGGTATCAGTTACGATTTCTGGCTTACCCGTTTGAGCTACACTCCCCACAATGCCTTTCCCAAGAGGTATCTCGAGTGGGTTAAGGATTGAATAGGCTTCTGGATTTTTATTGCCGTAAGCGGCTTTTTGGACCAAGGCAGTTTGTTCGTCATTGAGCATATAGATCACACAATCGACAAAGCCCAACCGGGCGATGCAGTTTTTAGCCACATCCCACAGAATTTCATCCACCGTATTTTTGCCGTAAAGTGAGCTGGCGAAGTAGTGGATTGTTTCGTCTACGTCTTGTCGGCGTTGAAGGCTTTGCGAAAGCTGGTATTGTTCATTTTCCAGCGAAAGCTTCAGGTTGCGCTGCCGGAGTTTGTACCGATTGAAAAGCAGATATCCAATCAGTGCGCCCAGCAGTACGAAAGCAATTAATGAAACGATCAGCGTACGCTGTCGGCTTAGTGAGGCCTGCTGAGCTTCCAGACGAAGTTTTTGCAAACTAAGTTCACGGTCTTTCTGTTCACCTTGATAGCTGGCCTGTAAGTCAGCTATCTGCCTAGACAACTCCGCTGATTGCAAACTGTCGTTCAGTTCTTCGTATTGCTTTAGAGCAATCACGGCTTTCTCAGGGTTCCCCAACACGCCGTAAATCAGGGGTAAATTGGCTAGGGCCTGTTGCTGAAGACTTTTAGATTTGATTCGGTTGGCAATGGTCAGCGTCCGTTGCGTATACTGCAGGGCTTGCTGAAAATCGCCCATGTCCCGGTAAAGCAGCGCCAAATCTAGGTAAGAGCCGCCGATGTTTAGTTGATTGCCTTTTTTCAGGTCGATGGCCAGCGATTTGTTGTAAAACTCCTGGGCTTTACCGAACTCCCGGCGAATGCGATAAATTCTCGCTAGGTTATGAAACGTATTGCCTATTGCCTGACTATCCCTCTGAGCCATTTGTATATTCAGTGCCTTCAGGCCAGATTGAAGGGAGCGGTCGTAGTCTTTCTGATCGAAGTACACGTTTCCCAAATTGCCATAGATGGCCCCGAGCAGAGTGGTGTCCTGCTGTGCTTCTGCGATTTTCAGGGCTTGCAGGTTAGCCCCGATACTAGCATCATACAGTTTCAAGTAGCGGTTAATTACGCCCACTGCCATATACATACGGCAAACGTCGCGCTGCTCACCCAACTTATGGAAAATAGAAAGCCCATTTTTGGCCGCATTGAGGGCACTGACGTAGTCGTCCCGTTCGGCATAGATGCGAGCCAGCCGCTGATAGGCTTTTCCTTCTGATAAAGTCAGTTTGTTTTTTTGGGCCAGCGTAAGGGCAGTTTTCGCGGCAACTAACGCTTTTTCGGGCTGGGAAGAAGTGAGTTTTTCAGCCCGTTCAAGTTGTTGGTTTACCGTTTCCTGGGTATTACCAGATTGAGCCAACAAAGAAGTGTCTCTCGTAGACAAGAGACAGCAAAGAAATAGCCAAAAGCGTAGCGTCATGGTTATCAGCGTGGTACATGGTGTTGAGAATCCTCTGCTGATTGAAATATAAGAAGTTTTTGTAGAAAATGCGCGATCGTTTTAGTTATAGGTAAAAGGTTAACAGCTTAGTCAACCGTAAATAGGTTTGATGGGGATGGCCACCTTCAACGCAAGCAGGAAACGGTGGGTAGCCTGAACGTTCTGACTAAGCTGGTCGTCGTTTGGAACATGGTTTATACTCTGGAAGTACTCAAAGCGCATCAGACTGCAGGCCACGAGATTGACGAAAATGATCGCCGGGTGGGCCCGTTTGAGCATCTCACCCCCGCCCACTTCGCGCATATCAATCGGCTAGGCAGATAGATATACCTTCCAACAAGATGAGCGGTTTACGACTGATGGATTGAGGCCTGAGATAAAAAAATCCTTAGCGTAATTCTTTACCGTCCGCGTCGGATGGCCAATGCCACTGCGATCCAACTACGGTTAAAGCAAGTTCTCCCTTCGGGAGACCACGTACAAGGGAAATCGATTGTAATCTAAGAAGGAACGAGGGCGCGGAAGAAAATTCTTCCGCGCCCTCGTTCTAGATATAAAAACCTCCGCACGACGCCAGTTGCCTGTGAAAAATTAAACGGGAATCATGCCGTGCGGATCGATCACGAACTTCTTGGCGGCGCCTTTATCAAAGTCGGCGTATCCTTTTACCGAATTTTGAAGACTGATGACTTCCACATTGACGGCATCGGCTATTTTGATTTTATCGTATAGGATGGCATTCATCAACTGCCGGTGGTACTTCATCACCGGGCACTGACCCGTATGGATAGAGTGCGACTTGGCCCAGCCCAGGCCGATGCGGATACTCAGACTTCCTTTCTTAGCAGCTTCATCTACCGCGCCGGGATCGCCCGTCACGTACAGTCCTGGAATGCCCAATTGTCCACCCGCCCGGGTAACCTCCATGATAGAGTTCAGCACGGTAGCGGGTTGCTCCACATCGCTATCGACCCCGTGTCCTTTGGCCTCAAACCCCACACAATCAACGGCGCAATCTACTTCGGGAACCCCGACTATCTGCTCTATCTGTTCGGCTAGGGTAGCTTCTTTTTTAAGGTCGATTGTTTCACAGCCAAAACTCCGGGCTTGTTCCAGGCGCTCGTCTATCATATCGCCCACAATCACCAGAGCCGCCCCCAGCAAGTGGCACGAGGCCGCGCAGGCAAGCCCTACCGGCCCGGCCCCTGCCACGTAAACAATACTTCCAGGGCCTACGCCCGCCGTGACAGCACCATGAAAACCTGTCGGGAAAATATCAGACAACAAAGTAAGGTCGCGGATTTTTGCCATGGCCTGATCGCTGTCCGGGAATTTTAGCAGGTTAAAGTCGGCGTAGGGTACCATTACGTATTCGGCTTGTCCGCCTACCCAGCCGCCCATATCCACATAGCCGTAAGCTGCTCCGGGCCGGGCCGGATTTACGTTCAGACAGATACCCGTTTGCCCCGCTTTACAATTCCGGCACCGGCCACAGGCAATATTGAACGGAACCGAGACGAGGTCGCCCTCTTTGATGAACTCTACATCGCGGCCTGATTCAATCACGAGCCCTGTGATCTCATGCCCCAGGATCAACCCCTCGGGGGCGGTGGTCCGGCCCCGCACCATGTGCTGATCGCTACCGCAGATATTGGTGGAAACAATTTTGAGAATAACACCGTGCTCGCATTTCCGGTTGCCCAGGGCCAGCTTAGGATATTCGATTTCTCTTACTTCTACCACACCGGGTTTGATGTAAGCTACTCCGTGGTTCTGACACATAAAATTGGGTTTAGGGATGTATGTTTACTACCTGCAAAGTCTGCCTAGGTTACAAACACGGATAAAATGTTTGATATGCCTTACAATACCTCTATTCGGCAAAATAGCAAAAAAAAGGCTGAAAGTGTAGCATAATACTATTTATTTATAGAATAGTACTATCTGCCCGAGCAATCGGGTTATTTGGCTGTAATCTGAGTTTGATATTTTTAAAGAATTAGGAGTATGTTAAACAGGCCGTAGATATTCACAGAATAAAAAAGTCGGAATTTATTGCACTGGCAGTCGAACTGGTTGGCAATGCCTCGATTAACGTATCAAAGGTTGTTTTCCTTCATCAGACAGTACCAGCGGAGTAATCCACGTTACTCCAGTTTCTTGGAATAATCTTACAAAACAAATCTAAGGGCCCGTGCGGTAAACTGGCTCAAAATTATCAAGCGGAAAATGTACGGACGAGGCAGTTTTGAACGGCTCCGTAAAATAGTCATTTTGATGGCAATTTCCAGCTTTCAGACTGATAATTAGTCATTTAGCTTCATTATACACTTAACGTTTTCCCTCAATCCTGGCCAGTAGATCGCTTCGAAAGCTTCTGCCAATAGGTAGTACTTCATTTGCGATATGAACCATGTTTCCTTCAATAGAATTAATTTTTGTCACTTGTACTACATATGATTTATGTATACGCACAAACTGAGCAGCCGTCAGCTTATCCAGAATGGCTTGCAGCGAATGGTAACTAACCAGTTTTTGTGAGGGAGTCACCACACGGATGTAATCCTTCAAACTTTCAATGTACAGAATACTCTCGACGCTGACGGGTACCAGCTTTTTATCTACTTTCAACCAAAGGGTTTGACCATTCTCTGCGGGCATTGGCGTTGACACGGTGGCAGTCGGTGCATTACTACTTGGCATCACCTTGTTGATCGCCTTCAGGAAGCGGGGAAAGGCTATGGGTTTTACGAGGTAATCCACCACATCCAGTTCAAAGCCTTCTACGGCATACTCACGATAGGCCGTGGTGATGATAAAAGCGGGTTTGGTCGTGAGGTTCTTGACCAGTTCTATACCGTTAAGCATGGGCATATGAAGGTCCAGAAAGACAATATCGACCTGATTGCGTTGTAAAAAAGAGAAGGCCTCCACCGAATCGGTAAACGTAGCTACTAACGTGGCTTCTTTGAGCTGACTCAGGTACGTTTCCAGTATGTCAATGGCCAATGGCTCATCATCGACAATTACACAACGGGCCATACCAGAGGAATTTGAAGGGTGGATGAAAAGGTTTCATTGTGTAAACCTGTTTCGAACCGATAGTCGGAACCATACAGCAACTGCAATCGGCGCTGTACATTCCGCAAGCCCAACCCTCCTTTTTTGGTCAGCGCAGAACCCGTAGAATGGCTCGGATTTCGGGTCTCCAGCAGAATCGTGTCGGGTGTAATGGTGATTGACACCGTAATTACCCCTCCTGGCACGTTGGTAGCTGAATGCTTAAAGCAGTTTTCAATAATGGGCAGGAACAGTAGCGGTGGAATCAACTGCTGCCCTATTGGCCCATTCACCACAAAATTCATCGTCATTTTTGTACCCAGTCTCACTGTTTCCAGTTCAATATAGTTACGGATGTGGCTGATTTCTTTGTCAAGGCTTACAGTCAGTCCATCGGACTCATACAAGCTGTAACTCATCAAATCCGAGAGCTTCAACACCATTTCGGGTGCCCGGTCCGACTTCTTCAGGGTGAGTGCATACAAGTTGTTGAGCGTATTAAAAAAGAAGTGAGGATTGATCTGCGATTTCAGCAGCAACAATTCGGTTTGCAGTTTTTCTTTTTCGATGGCTTCCGCTTTTTGCTTTTCGGTTAACTGATTCTTCGACAGCTTGATACCGCTGGTTAAGCCCACAATACTAACCAGATAAAACCCTTTGTAGATGTAATTACTTCCATTGAAGGTGGCATCGGCTTCAAACGTTGTCGGGCAAATCGGCGAGTCGATAAACAACTCTAATACGTACAGGTTAACGGCGTTCAGCGAGAAGATCAGCCCGAAAACCGCTAGGGCATACAGCAAGAAATTGCCAGTGTTGAAGAAGCGCGGCATTAGGTAATACAGGTTAATGTAGCAGCCGGCCAGAATAAACGGAATGCGCAGGCCGAGGTTGAAGAGGGCAATATCGCGATCCTCACCGATAAAGGCGATATAGGCCGCATTGAACCCAAATACAGACCCCCAAAAGAGGATGTGATAGGCAACCCGATTGGCCAGCAGACGGGTTGTCC from Runella rosea includes the following:
- a CDS encoding sensor histidine kinase, with the translated sequence MMTSASSLPIRQPILSPALTADWTTRLLANRVAYHILFWGSVFGFNAAYIAFIGEDRDIALFNLGLRIPFILAGCYINLYYLMPRFFNTGNFLLYALAVFGLIFSLNAVNLYVLELFIDSPICPTTFEADATFNGSNYIYKGFYLVSIVGLTSGIKLSKNQLTEKQKAEAIEKEKLQTELLLLKSQINPHFFFNTLNNLYALTLKKSDRAPEMVLKLSDLMSYSLYESDGLTVSLDKEISHIRNYIELETVRLGTKMTMNFVVNGPIGQQLIPPLLFLPIIENCFKHSATNVPGGVITVSITITPDTILLETRNPSHSTGSALTKKGGLGLRNVQRRLQLLYGSDYRFETGLHNETFSSTLQIPLVWPVV
- a CDS encoding LytR/AlgR family response regulator transcription factor, giving the protein MARCVIVDDEPLAIDILETYLSQLKEATLVATFTDSVEAFSFLQRNQVDIVFLDLHMPMLNGIELVKNLTTKPAFIITTAYREYAVEGFELDVVDYLVKPIAFPRFLKAINKVMPSSNAPTATVSTPMPAENGQTLWLKVDKKLVPVSVESILYIESLKDYIRVVTPSQKLVSYHSLQAILDKLTAAQFVRIHKSYVVQVTKINSIEGNMVHIANEVLPIGRSFRSDLLARIEGKR
- a CDS encoding ATP-binding protein; protein product: MTLRFWLFLCCLLSTRDTSLLAQSGNTQETVNQQLERAEKLTSSQPEKALVAAKTALTLAQKNKLTLSEGKAYQRLARIYAERDDYVSALNAAKNGLSIFHKLGEQRDVCRMYMAVGVINRYLKLYDASIGANLQALKIAEAQQDTTLLGAIYGNLGNVYFDQKDYDRSLQSGLKALNIQMAQRDSQAIGNTFHNLARIYRIRREFGKAQEFYNKSLAIDLKKGNQLNIGGSYLDLALLYRDMGDFQQALQYTQRTLTIANRIKSKSLQQQALANLPLIYGVLGNPEKAVIALKQYEELNDSLQSAELSRQIADLQASYQGEQKDRELSLQKLRLEAQQASLSRQRTLIVSLIAFVLLGALIGYLLFNRYKLRQRNLKLSLENEQYQLSQSLQRRQDVDETIHYFASSLYGKNTVDEILWDVAKNCIARLGFVDCVIYMLNDEQTALVQKAAYGNKNPEAYSILNPLEIPLGKGIVGSVAQTGKPEIVTDTTQDPRYVVDDEVRLAELTVPLLLQNKVIGVIDSEHPEKGFFKEHHLEALQTIAAICSSKIAQAIADEEAKKAKIMQIEADHIRQLDRVKSQFFANISHEFRTPLQLILAPLQKRGAISPEETHMMERNANRLLRLVNQLLDLAKAEMGMLKLNYQWGNLIGFLYQTARYFEPMAEAKKIQYQIQLPTTEPLMAYDRDKLEKIVYNLLSNAIKFTPVGGQVILQVELEPETGLRLVVRDSGIGIPESHQDRIFDRFFQIDSSQTRAFGGSGLGLALTKELVELYKGSIYVESQPESGSTFVVLLPLAVDTTQHASRVDRVPHGIGMTAPGQLTEEEQTDVSGEDKPTLLLVEDHPELNNYLRQQLSDRFRVMQAMRGDEGLQMARWLVPDLIISDVMMPGMDGFSMTRHLKEDDLTSHIPIILLTAKDDIDSRKEGFEGGAEQYLAKPFALDELIARINSLLTQRNLLRKKYSREVMLQPTSAPVRDREAEFLEKIIRLIDEHITDEAFSVETLQRELGISRMQLHRKLKALTDQSASDFIRYIRLQRAADLLQQPGIQIAEAAYLSGFNHLSYFSKCFKDQFGMLPSEFIRQKEINK
- the fdhA gene encoding formaldehyde dehydrogenase, glutathione-independent; this translates as MCQNHGVAYIKPGVVEVREIEYPKLALGNRKCEHGVILKIVSTNICGSDQHMVRGRTTAPEGLILGHEITGLVIESGRDVEFIKEGDLVSVPFNIACGRCRNCKAGQTGICLNVNPARPGAAYGYVDMGGWVGGQAEYVMVPYADFNLLKFPDSDQAMAKIRDLTLLSDIFPTGFHGAVTAGVGPGSIVYVAGAGPVGLACAASCHLLGAALVIVGDMIDERLEQARSFGCETIDLKKEATLAEQIEQIVGVPEVDCAVDCVGFEAKGHGVDSDVEQPATVLNSIMEVTRAGGQLGIPGLYVTGDPGAVDEAAKKGSLSIRIGLGWAKSHSIHTGQCPVMKYHRQLMNAILYDKIKIADAVNVEVISLQNSVKGYADFDKGAAKKFVIDPHGMIPV
- a CDS encoding T9SS type A sorting domain-containing protein, with the translated sequence MKAINLLLIGLACLLSVSAVAQKLLPYSFQHQADSSDHKTLRFLTQVTQPNTTFLRLYFTGTQLSEGSYLVLEGADGARQELRKQDLENWHYSSAYFNGQSINVSLFAAPSDRNTVRISEVRVTDPQVGQARNAQRRAKTGGTTVQTTSATSPDLTEYPYSKAVGRFTNGSDSYGTGWIAPNGAIVTSYKVAFQVNSEGYDVIEFNIPASDGATVQHPTPQDQYPVKDWDKNGFKTFAFHGASATEVNSAGWAVLEALPNGTGLRPGERQQEYFRVATNPSNYIIDAMGDVPVDLFHYGNDAYDLLQGKTTYRTLRLTQTALLKQNSYLGLRDGVSTDRDVFVLYNMPFFLQSHEGAPVAYAGSNVAIGVHDDIPEDNPAYGLGFRDDGFRNGLASFFSNNSVYVDPEGLYDPGTGEIHKPFRTENKAASDAPVGAQVYFARGDYYGPSTFNRPMTLRAPVGTVRMGVPFSSARKAAGPTISPQLLAEGSSSSFVRESAEDRQVMASPNPFKEQTEINYPFAVGGPVSVHIFNMAGVPVATFTPNDAASGQKGVQWNGTDRHGMPVPAGLYLVKVNFGNQTYTTKVLKN
- a CDS encoding GNAT family N-acetyltransferase, yielding MNVEVKKLTGDEVEPFIELIHLFRDVLETDMVTKAQPEHLCRLLARSDFIVFVARFANQVIGGLTAYILPQYHSEKPVVYLYDIAVGTTYQGQGVGTKLLTQLMKYCRNLGMEELFVQADREDSQAIDFYRATGGTAIQVIQFTYLLNE